The Natronoglycomyces albus genome has a segment encoding these proteins:
- a CDS encoding roadblock/LC7 domain-containing protein, with product MLSEESQGQPSDLGWLLSNLVERVPHTCSALLLSSDGLKKSFHGLDNDRADHLSAIASGLFSLARSAGVHFGSGSGVRQVVAELDDKILFVSAAGSGAVLAVVADREADAGVLGYEMSLLVKSARPYLTTPMRRPSPNTGVAAG from the coding sequence ATGTTGAGCGAAGAGTCACAGGGCCAGCCATCCGACCTTGGATGGTTGTTGTCGAATCTGGTCGAACGAGTTCCGCACACCTGCAGCGCGTTGCTGCTGTCCTCGGATGGGCTTAAGAAGTCCTTCCATGGCCTTGATAACGACCGGGCTGATCACCTGTCGGCAATCGCTTCGGGCCTGTTCTCACTGGCTCGTTCGGCCGGAGTCCACTTCGGATCTGGTTCTGGCGTTCGTCAAGTTGTCGCCGAGCTCGACGACAAGATTCTGTTCGTATCCGCCGCCGGTTCCGGGGCCGTCCTCGCGGTCGTGGCCGACCGTGAAGCCGATGCCGGGGTCCTGGGATATGAGATGTCCCTCCTGGTCAAGAGCGCGCGGCCCTATCTCACGACACCTATGCGCCGACCGTCGCCGAATACGGGTGTGGCGGCTGGTTAA
- a CDS encoding sensor histidine kinase, translated as MSDIPPTAHQATWQGEPPTGEATGHVHPLDGLKKNLLWTAIVPAASMTVIGAAVVIFMQQDAFGLTGELTALVLLAALLIAGVITFLAANNALKAATSVRQTIAALRRSTTQTHLELWHLGEQMRQQHPKVALPAMPVPNSEAFPSGGRDFERLSRDIEHLRHCAAAIAAGVASLEEDNFLEPSPPVVQDGDQRVGVFVNLARRLQSLVHREIQLLDELEAQVEDPDLLKGLFAVDHLATRIRRHAENLAVLGGAVSRRQWSRPVNVYEILRSAVAEVEHYARVKMVRPVEGTLKGHAVADVIHLVAELVENATAFSAPNTQVMLRAQRVTAGLAIEVEDRGLGMPQDQLDQINAMLADPDGVSIDELLNDGRIGLYVVAALARRHDLAVQLQTNIFGGTQAVIVLSSNLMGEEEEKREPKRLNAPPRQSEQPTQFPKRPIPGGGKPPVGERPLENTSAMPVVANRPDDTAQFPLVSAGADRSASAHMSQAFGGPRSLNGSSHNGAPVLDSGAGQANARPTSAPPVSEPPVDYGWQANERFEEMSSGRHAQRAAPSAGTGHQPNIVPDVRADSEQRYSSPAPYNSGAAGGDPYNSAPPSVPPAAPAPLTPPAGPYDRRESQTATDSWPSLSAPQPNRQPSENRPQLPQRRAQTHLAPQLRDAPQSVTDADSDHNPNLMMSFQQGVNRADSLTDDPDPRSELPGG; from the coding sequence ATGTCTGATATTCCCCCCACCGCACACCAAGCAACGTGGCAAGGTGAGCCGCCGACAGGCGAGGCGACCGGCCATGTTCACCCGCTTGACGGGTTGAAAAAGAATCTCTTGTGGACAGCAATCGTTCCAGCGGCCTCCATGACGGTCATAGGCGCGGCCGTTGTGATCTTCATGCAGCAGGACGCATTTGGCCTCACAGGCGAGCTGACTGCGTTGGTACTCCTGGCAGCGCTACTGATCGCAGGCGTCATCACGTTCCTGGCGGCCAACAACGCGCTCAAGGCCGCGACGTCGGTGCGTCAGACCATCGCGGCCCTGCGCCGCTCCACCACCCAAACCCACCTTGAACTGTGGCACTTGGGCGAGCAGATGCGCCAGCAACACCCGAAGGTGGCGCTGCCGGCGATGCCGGTCCCCAATAGTGAGGCCTTCCCCTCCGGCGGCAGAGACTTCGAGCGGCTATCGCGCGATATCGAACACCTGCGACACTGCGCGGCGGCGATTGCCGCAGGTGTGGCCTCGCTGGAGGAGGACAACTTCCTAGAACCGTCACCGCCAGTGGTCCAGGATGGAGACCAGCGCGTCGGAGTCTTCGTCAACCTGGCCCGCCGCCTGCAATCCTTGGTACACCGTGAAATTCAGCTGCTAGATGAGCTGGAAGCGCAAGTGGAGGACCCAGACCTGCTCAAGGGTTTGTTCGCGGTCGACCACCTTGCCACCCGCATCCGCCGCCACGCCGAGAACCTCGCCGTCTTGGGCGGCGCGGTCTCGCGCCGTCAGTGGTCGCGGCCGGTGAACGTGTACGAGATCTTGCGTTCGGCTGTGGCAGAGGTGGAACATTACGCGCGCGTCAAGATGGTCCGTCCCGTCGAGGGCACCCTCAAGGGCCACGCGGTGGCCGACGTCATCCACCTCGTCGCCGAGCTAGTCGAAAATGCCACCGCGTTCTCCGCCCCCAACACGCAAGTCATGTTGCGCGCGCAGCGAGTCACCGCTGGTTTGGCCATCGAGGTTGAAGACCGTGGTCTGGGGATGCCACAGGATCAGCTGGATCAGATCAACGCCATGCTGGCCGACCCGGACGGGGTCAGCATCGATGAACTTCTCAATGATGGCCGCATTGGCCTGTATGTGGTCGCCGCCCTAGCCCGTCGCCACGACTTGGCCGTCCAGTTGCAGACCAACATCTTCGGCGGCACCCAAGCGGTGATCGTGTTGTCGTCGAACCTGATGGGCGAGGAAGAGGAAAAGCGGGAGCCCAAGCGCCTCAACGCGCCGCCACGTCAGAGCGAACAGCCCACCCAGTTTCCAAAGCGTCCGATTCCCGGCGGAGGCAAACCTCCGGTAGGCGAACGGCCGTTGGAGAACACTTCGGCTATGCCCGTGGTCGCGAATCGGCCCGACGACACCGCCCAGTTCCCCTTGGTGAGCGCTGGAGCCGACCGCAGTGCCTCAGCGCACATGAGTCAGGCTTTCGGCGGGCCACGGTCGTTGAACGGTTCGTCACACAACGGGGCACCGGTGCTCGACTCGGGTGCTGGGCAGGCCAATGCGCGGCCCACCTCTGCGCCGCCTGTCTCCGAACCGCCGGTTGACTACGGCTGGCAAGCCAATGAGCGTTTCGAGGAAATGTCAAGTGGGCGTCACGCTCAGCGTGCGGCCCCCTCAGCTGGGACCGGTCATCAGCCGAATATCGTCCCCGATGTGCGGGCCGACTCCGAACAGCGCTATTCCAGCCCCGCTCCGTACAACTCCGGTGCGGCTGGCGGTGACCCGTACAATTCGGCCCCGCCCTCGGTGCCACCGGCCGCCCCGGCGCCTCTCACGCCACCGGCGGGCCCGTACGACCGGCGCGAAAGCCAGACCGCGACCGACAGTTGGCCCTCACTGTCCGCGCCTCAGCCCAACCGGCAGCCCTCGGAGAATCGTCCCCAGCTTCCCCAGCGGCGAGCTCAAACCCACCTGGCGCCGCAGCTGCGCGACGCGCCGCAGTCGGTGACCGATGCCGACTCCGACCACAACCCAAACCTGATGATGTCCTTCCAGCAGGGCGTTAACCGGGCCGATTCCCTCACGGACGACCCTGATCCCCGTAGCGAACTCCCTGGAGGCTGA
- a CDS encoding SPFH domain-containing protein yields the protein MVFRLYRKVEQGRAIIVSKMRSVRVSFTSALVLPVVHKAEYMDISVKTIDINRTGHDGLICQDNIRADIRITFFVRVNKTQEDVIKVAQSIGTARASDQDTLQELFNAKFSEALKTVGKQLDFTDLYTDREQFRDRIINVIGTDLNGYSLEDAAIDYLEQTPMSQLDPQNILDAQGIRKITELTTKENITTNEHRRHEEREIKRQDVDARETILELERRQEEAEIRQQREIETLRAREEAEVAKVQNEERLKAETARIRTDEQTGIQIENQQREIAVASKNRERVIAVETERIEKDRILEVVARDREQELATIAKDKEVEAEKRDIAEVIRERIAVEKTVAEQEESIKRLRAVEEAERNRDAIVIAAEAEAQENLVKDIKAAEAAESAAKHKARERLTLAEADQQAAEMDAAAKKRQADGDQALAAAPGLAEAQVQEQTAVAIEKTGLAEAKAKEAAARADAEAIEASGLAEAKTMREKLRSESEGLTEKAAAMAALDAASREHEEYRLRLEADRDLRMAEIDARRDIAAQQAEVLAKGLESADISLVGGDSQFFDRVVGAIGYGKAVDGFMKHSDVASAAVGGFLNGSSDFSEMFREAIANVSTEDIKNLSVSALLVKLINNAGEGDAQPLYQLLEQAKGLGIANRPAADISGMPQKS from the coding sequence ATGGTTTTCCGTCTATACCGGAAAGTCGAACAGGGCCGCGCCATTATCGTCAGCAAGATGCGGTCGGTGCGGGTGTCATTTACTTCCGCTCTGGTGCTCCCAGTGGTGCACAAGGCCGAATACATGGACATTTCCGTGAAGACCATCGATATCAATCGAACCGGTCATGACGGGTTGATTTGCCAAGACAATATTCGCGCCGACATTCGCATCACATTCTTTGTGCGGGTCAATAAGACCCAAGAAGATGTCATTAAGGTCGCCCAGTCGATTGGTACGGCTCGCGCCTCTGACCAAGACACCCTCCAAGAACTTTTCAACGCCAAGTTCTCCGAGGCCCTCAAGACCGTCGGTAAGCAGCTGGACTTCACCGACCTGTACACCGATCGTGAGCAGTTCCGCGACCGCATCATCAACGTCATCGGCACCGACCTCAACGGTTACAGCCTCGAAGACGCGGCGATCGACTACCTCGAACAAACTCCGATGTCGCAGCTGGATCCGCAGAACATCCTGGACGCCCAGGGTATTCGCAAGATCACTGAGCTGACCACCAAAGAGAACATCACCACCAACGAGCACCGCCGCCACGAAGAGCGCGAAATCAAGCGCCAAGACGTCGACGCTCGCGAAACCATCCTGGAGCTGGAACGCCGCCAGGAAGAGGCCGAGATTCGCCAGCAGCGCGAGATCGAGACCCTGCGCGCCCGCGAAGAAGCCGAAGTCGCCAAGGTGCAAAACGAAGAGCGGCTCAAGGCCGAGACCGCCCGCATCCGCACCGACGAGCAGACCGGCATCCAAATCGAGAACCAGCAGCGCGAAATCGCGGTGGCCTCGAAGAACCGCGAACGTGTGATCGCGGTGGAGACCGAACGCATCGAGAAGGACCGCATCCTCGAAGTGGTCGCCCGCGACCGCGAACAGGAATTGGCCACGATCGCCAAAGACAAGGAAGTCGAAGCCGAGAAGCGCGACATCGCCGAGGTCATTCGCGAGCGCATCGCCGTGGAAAAGACCGTGGCCGAGCAGGAAGAAAGCATCAAGCGCCTGCGCGCCGTCGAAGAGGCCGAGCGAAACCGCGACGCCATCGTCATCGCCGCCGAAGCCGAGGCGCAAGAGAACCTCGTCAAGGACATCAAGGCCGCCGAAGCCGCCGAGTCCGCCGCGAAGCACAAGGCGCGTGAGCGCCTGACGCTGGCCGAGGCCGACCAGCAAGCCGCCGAAATGGACGCCGCCGCGAAGAAGCGCCAGGCCGACGGTGACCAGGCGCTAGCCGCCGCCCCGGGACTGGCCGAGGCTCAGGTCCAAGAACAGACCGCCGTGGCGATCGAAAAGACCGGTCTGGCCGAAGCCAAGGCCAAGGAAGCCGCCGCGCGCGCCGACGCCGAAGCCATCGAAGCCTCGGGTCTGGCCGAAGCCAAGACGATGCGCGAGAAACTGCGCTCGGAGTCCGAAGGTCTCACCGAAAAGGCCGCCGCCATGGCCGCCCTCGACGCGGCCAGCCGCGAACACGAGGAATACCGCCTACGTCTGGAAGCCGACCGCGACCTGCGGATGGCCGAAATCGACGCCCGCCGCGACATCGCCGCCCAACAGGCCGAGGTGCTGGCCAAGGGTCTGGAATCCGCCGACATCTCGTTGGTGGGCGGAGACTCGCAGTTCTTCGACCGCGTCGTCGGCGCGATCGGATACGGCAAAGCCGTCGACGGCTTCATGAAGCACTCGGATGTGGCCAGCGCGGCCGTGGGTGGTTTCTTGAACGGTTCGAGCGACTTCTCTGAGATGTTCCGCGAGGCCATCGCCAACGTGTCGACCGAGGACATTAAGAACCTCTCGGTGTCGGCGTTGCTGGTCAAGCTCATCAACAACGCTGGAGAAGGCGACGCGCAACCGCTGTACCAGCTGTTGGAGCAGGCTAAGGGGCTTGGCATCGCCAACCGTCCCGCAGCCGACATTTCGGGCATGCCGCAGAAGAGCTAA
- a CDS encoding GTP-binding protein → MAYNGDSEPLTAGAAPEAGTAAAAVPSAGVPRAFAPGQAASPGVAPPPAPETQTLPTAIKLLVAGGFGVGKTTFVTSVSEIEPLSTEEVLTSASIGTDDLTGVGDKDTTTVALDFGRITLDAQHVLYLFGTPGQDRFWFMWNELSDGAVGAVVLADTRRLEDCFSALDFFERRNTRFIVAVNEFDNSYQYDPDEVRSALDLKPHVPVVLCDARDPRSATSVLVDLTKHLLSTKSGG, encoded by the coding sequence ATGGCCTACAACGGCGACTCTGAACCCTTGACCGCTGGCGCTGCGCCCGAAGCGGGAACGGCCGCTGCGGCTGTACCTTCCGCCGGAGTTCCCCGGGCCTTCGCGCCCGGCCAAGCGGCCTCGCCCGGAGTCGCACCCCCTCCCGCACCGGAGACACAAACCTTGCCCACCGCGATCAAGCTCTTGGTCGCCGGAGGGTTCGGGGTGGGTAAAACCACGTTCGTCACCTCAGTGAGCGAGATCGAGCCACTCAGCACTGAGGAAGTTCTCACCTCGGCCAGTATTGGCACCGACGACCTCACGGGAGTCGGCGACAAGGACACCACGACCGTGGCTTTGGACTTCGGACGCATCACGCTGGACGCCCAGCATGTGCTGTACCTGTTCGGGACCCCTGGCCAAGACCGATTCTGGTTTATGTGGAACGAACTGTCTGACGGTGCGGTGGGTGCGGTCGTACTCGCCGACACGCGACGGCTAGAAGATTGTTTCTCGGCGCTGGACTTCTTTGAACGGCGCAATACCAGATTCATTGTGGCCGTCAATGAGTTCGATAACTCCTACCAGTACGACCCTGACGAGGTGCGCTCCGCGCTGGATCTGAAGCCGCATGTACCAGTGGTGCTGTGTGACGCCCGGGACCCGCGCTCTGCCACGTCTGTGCTGGTTGACCTGACCAAACACCTGTTGTCGACCAAGAGCGGTGGCTGA
- a CDS encoding DUF742 domain-containing protein: MRELDDDLLLDEDAGRLVRPYTVSKGRTAPTARLDLLSMVCTTGTVPFSRLDSEHAEVLSLCCDPISVAEMSAHMRLPAAVIKVLLSDLVECGAITSQAPDPLADPTDRSLLEALLNGLQRRL, encoded by the coding sequence ATGCGTGAACTCGACGATGATCTGTTGCTCGACGAGGACGCTGGACGTTTGGTACGCCCCTATACCGTGAGTAAGGGACGTACCGCTCCCACTGCCCGGTTGGATCTACTGTCCATGGTGTGTACCACCGGGACAGTTCCGTTCTCTCGTCTGGATTCCGAGCATGCTGAGGTCCTATCCCTCTGTTGCGACCCCATATCCGTCGCCGAGATGTCTGCCCATATGCGCCTACCCGCCGCGGTCATCAAAGTCTTGTTGTCTGACCTGGTTGAGTGTGGCGCAATTACATCGCAAGCCCCGGACCCCCTCGCCGATCCGACCGACCGATCCCTTCTGGAGGCTCTCCTCAATGGCCTACAACGGCGACTCTGA
- a CDS encoding DNA repair ATPase, which produces MSEETPQTTDAAHGGESSSSNLDAGTYEVLHNRLTEQATQLTKRAEALNAERIATFGGTEMSLLGTTRIRTTHNCVPRDIVHVGDRMLFGYNVHMGLKTSTSVSDVFTLHTFNRDGENFEFTHVEDEGHLLDDRRFINDFEEMYRYYRQTELLQVRRIDNRLLAVFQTGDTIDDQRVLRWNIDADGTAEYLDNYGERDQTWPDTYDFEWVQTGREDHVTGRHPHVSIDDELFVECVGGDLTIKVEDNTDSGEGIYSEQVEEKLQSLADADIAWARVGALLLLKILPYNEKTTRYFVYNTITGDIRRADNIGAACRTLPEDHGIIFPGGYYLAEGELKTFDTPTDGLRFKRLIRSPNGEDFLYVFYSRHEGRTLLLPYNVIRKEVSAPLSCHGFALFDDGSMAAFRSDAGEATRVHPMQVWQTPFVSDTFAASQEVGDGPLERVGNSDLVRAISDALSVARMIRADEGANAGGSKHAQAVFETMISAATRALDDFPWLADEGLGQLDQSLKAVRATAEQVLDEYATVAELSANARTALAQTEKDTVTLLRRARGEAPKSATAWVEQLTELRRAQGHLVTLRDTRYIDVERVEQLQTDVTEGLESAARRAIAFLRRDDAFTPYFTEVEALSSRADQIDSVAESKPITEELAEHQHGLETLTEVVSDLDIGDATVRTGILSQIGEVLASVNRTRAGLQARRRELASAEGRAEFAAEYGLLGQAITAALAAADTPATCDEQLGRLMLTVENLETRFADFDDFLTQLDEKRSDIYEAFSSRKQNLLDEAARRAENLAGSADRILEAVSRRVSNLSSLDEVNTYFATDPMVDRLRRVAGELRDLDDVVRAEEIEGRIAAARQEAGRALQDQLDLYDGDSIRFGEYALPVNSQPLDLTLVPQGEALAFSLTGTDFRQRVDDEEFNATAEFWAQTLPSENATVYRAEHLAASLLTERGARSLLAEENLNHIVSEAASQRYDEGYERGVHDTDAALILEQLIHLYAAAGMLRYRAGERAAVRLWWAFDLPAEEAAAFATQAKSLGRVRELFGRTDALAQLQATLGRRFATWADQVRLPIDVDADLAGEYLAEELAADDEGFATSARATDLVAAFHRHIGSASRTALADDLQAIQGDLSSQWTLAEVWLQSFLSQHADKEDFDEQDLPEAIALLLTDENGYDIASDLTGEVTGLLGTHPRISDRTVAIRLDEFLARTGHFRRHTVPGFRRYHELRGQLVAKQRRALRVEEYHPRVMSGFVRNQLIDEVYLPLIGSNLTKQIGGAGDSRRTDQSGMLMLISPPGYGKTTLMEYVAARLGMLLVKINGPSLGYDTVSVDPDDAPNATARQEVEKINFALECGNNVLLYLDDIQHTNAELLQKFISLCDGQRRMEGVWQGRTRTYDLRGKRFAVCMAGNPYTEAGQRFRIPDMLANRADTWNLGDVLSGREEVFALSYIENSLTSNPVLAPLAGRDRNDVRLLVRLAQADPTANPEQLSHPYSAGELDQITSVLRKLLHIQKTVLAVNQAYISSAATDDSARVEPPFLLQGSYRNMGRLAERVVPVMNDEELEAVIDDHYVGEAQSLAAGAEANLLKLAQLRGRLTEEQAARWADVKQSYLRNAALGGSDDDPMARAVGALGLLTDRVADIASSLDGRRDSSLGSEATASAAVARALPQVGSGE; this is translated from the coding sequence ATGAGCGAAGAGACCCCACAGACCACCGACGCCGCCCACGGCGGAGAGTCTTCCAGTAGCAACCTGGATGCCGGAACCTATGAGGTCCTGCATAACCGGTTGACCGAGCAGGCCACCCAGCTCACCAAACGCGCCGAAGCGCTCAACGCCGAACGCATCGCGACGTTCGGTGGCACCGAGATGAGCCTGTTGGGCACCACCCGTATCCGCACCACCCACAACTGCGTGCCACGCGACATCGTGCACGTGGGGGACCGGATGCTCTTCGGCTACAACGTGCACATGGGTCTTAAGACCAGCACCTCGGTCTCGGACGTGTTCACTCTGCACACGTTCAACCGCGACGGCGAGAACTTCGAGTTCACGCACGTGGAGGATGAGGGCCACCTGCTGGATGATCGGCGATTCATCAACGACTTCGAGGAGATGTATCGCTACTACCGGCAAACGGAGCTGTTGCAGGTCCGCCGGATCGATAACCGGCTGCTGGCGGTGTTCCAAACCGGTGACACCATTGACGACCAGCGGGTGTTGCGCTGGAATATCGACGCCGACGGCACAGCTGAGTACCTGGACAACTACGGCGAACGCGACCAGACTTGGCCTGACACTTACGACTTCGAGTGGGTGCAGACGGGCAGGGAGGACCATGTCACGGGCCGCCACCCGCATGTGTCGATCGACGATGAGCTGTTCGTGGAGTGCGTCGGCGGCGACCTGACGATCAAAGTCGAGGACAACACCGACTCCGGCGAGGGAATCTACTCCGAACAGGTCGAGGAGAAGCTACAGTCCCTGGCCGACGCCGACATAGCTTGGGCGCGAGTCGGCGCGTTGCTGTTGTTGAAAATCCTGCCCTATAACGAGAAGACCACCCGCTACTTCGTGTACAACACGATCACCGGGGACATTCGCCGAGCAGACAACATCGGTGCCGCCTGCCGGACCCTGCCCGAAGACCACGGCATCATCTTCCCCGGCGGCTACTACTTGGCCGAGGGCGAACTGAAAACGTTCGACACCCCCACCGACGGGCTGCGATTCAAACGTCTGATCCGCTCACCCAACGGTGAGGACTTCCTGTACGTGTTCTATTCACGCCACGAGGGCCGCACCCTTCTCCTGCCGTACAACGTGATCCGCAAGGAGGTCTCGGCCCCGCTCTCGTGCCACGGTTTCGCCCTGTTCGACGACGGCTCGATGGCCGCTTTCCGCTCCGACGCCGGAGAAGCCACCCGGGTGCATCCGATGCAGGTGTGGCAGACACCTTTCGTCTCCGACACCTTCGCGGCCAGCCAGGAAGTCGGCGACGGCCCACTAGAGCGCGTGGGAAACTCCGACCTCGTGCGCGCCATCTCCGACGCCTTGTCGGTGGCCCGCATGATCCGAGCCGACGAGGGCGCCAACGCCGGTGGCTCCAAGCACGCCCAAGCCGTTTTCGAAACCATGATTTCCGCGGCCACGCGCGCCCTGGACGATTTCCCGTGGCTGGCCGATGAGGGCCTAGGCCAACTGGATCAGTCGCTCAAAGCCGTGCGCGCCACAGCCGAACAGGTACTAGACGAGTACGCCACCGTCGCCGAACTGTCCGCCAACGCCCGCACCGCGCTGGCGCAGACCGAGAAGGACACGGTCACCCTCCTGCGCCGGGCCCGAGGCGAAGCCCCCAAGTCGGCCACCGCCTGGGTCGAACAACTCACCGAGCTACGCCGAGCCCAAGGCCACCTGGTGACGTTGCGCGACACCCGATACATCGACGTGGAACGGGTCGAACAACTGCAAACCGACGTCACCGAAGGCCTGGAGTCCGCCGCCCGTCGCGCCATCGCCTTCCTGCGACGCGACGACGCCTTCACCCCCTACTTCACCGAGGTCGAAGCACTGTCGAGTCGCGCCGACCAGATTGACTCCGTAGCCGAATCCAAGCCGATCACCGAGGAACTGGCCGAACACCAGCATGGCCTGGAGACCTTGACCGAGGTCGTGTCAGACCTCGACATTGGCGACGCCACCGTCCGCACGGGAATCCTCAGCCAGATCGGCGAGGTACTCGCCTCGGTCAACCGCACCCGAGCCGGCCTCCAAGCCCGTCGCCGCGAACTGGCCTCAGCCGAGGGACGCGCCGAGTTCGCCGCCGAATACGGGCTGCTGGGCCAGGCCATCACCGCCGCGCTAGCGGCCGCCGACACTCCGGCGACTTGTGATGAACAGCTGGGCCGCCTCATGCTCACTGTGGAGAACTTGGAGACTCGGTTCGCCGACTTCGATGACTTCCTCACCCAACTGGATGAGAAACGCTCCGACATCTATGAGGCGTTCTCCTCCCGTAAACAAAACTTGCTCGACGAGGCCGCCCGCCGGGCCGAGAACCTGGCTGGCTCGGCCGACCGCATCTTGGAGGCCGTCTCCCGGCGCGTCTCCAACCTGTCCTCGCTCGACGAGGTCAACACCTATTTCGCGACTGACCCCATGGTCGACCGGCTGCGTCGGGTCGCCGGTGAACTGCGCGACCTGGACGACGTCGTGCGGGCCGAGGAGATCGAAGGCCGCATCGCCGCGGCTCGGCAAGAGGCCGGACGGGCCCTCCAAGACCAACTGGACCTCTATGACGGCGACTCGATTCGCTTCGGCGAGTACGCGCTACCGGTCAACTCGCAGCCACTCGACCTCACACTGGTGCCCCAAGGCGAGGCGCTGGCTTTCTCCTTGACGGGGACGGACTTTCGCCAACGGGTAGACGATGAGGAATTCAACGCCACAGCCGAATTCTGGGCCCAAACCCTCCCCAGCGAAAACGCGACCGTCTACCGCGCCGAACACCTGGCCGCGTCGCTACTGACCGAACGCGGAGCCCGCTCGTTGCTGGCCGAGGAAAACCTCAACCACATCGTGTCCGAGGCGGCTTCTCAACGCTACGACGAAGGCTATGAACGCGGCGTCCACGACACCGACGCGGCCCTGATCCTCGAACAGCTCATCCACCTCTACGCGGCCGCCGGGATGCTGCGCTACCGCGCCGGCGAACGCGCCGCCGTTCGCCTGTGGTGGGCTTTCGACTTGCCCGCCGAGGAGGCCGCCGCGTTTGCTACCCAAGCGAAGTCACTGGGCCGGGTACGCGAACTCTTCGGCCGCACCGATGCGCTCGCCCAGCTTCAGGCAACGCTGGGGCGTCGTTTCGCCACCTGGGCCGACCAGGTCCGGCTCCCCATCGACGTGGACGCGGACCTGGCCGGGGAATACCTGGCCGAGGAGCTGGCCGCCGACGATGAGGGTTTCGCCACCTCCGCCCGCGCCACCGATCTTGTCGCCGCCTTCCATCGCCACATCGGCTCGGCGTCGCGCACCGCGCTGGCCGATGACCTACAGGCCATCCAAGGCGATCTTAGTTCACAGTGGACGCTGGCGGAGGTGTGGTTGCAGTCCTTCCTCTCTCAGCACGCCGACAAGGAGGACTTTGACGAACAGGACCTGCCTGAGGCCATCGCCTTGCTCTTGACCGACGAAAACGGCTACGACATCGCCTCAGACCTGACCGGCGAGGTCACTGGCCTGCTGGGCACGCATCCGCGCATCAGTGACCGCACAGTGGCCATTCGCCTCGACGAGTTTTTGGCCCGCACCGGGCACTTCCGCCGCCATACCGTGCCTGGATTCCGCCGCTACCATGAGCTGCGCGGTCAACTGGTCGCCAAACAACGGCGGGCGCTGCGGGTGGAGGAATACCACCCGCGCGTCATGAGCGGCTTCGTGCGCAACCAGCTCATTGACGAGGTCTATCTGCCGCTCATCGGCTCCAACCTCACCAAACAAATCGGTGGAGCCGGAGACTCCCGGCGCACCGATCAATCCGGAATGCTCATGCTCATTTCACCTCCGGGTTATGGAAAGACCACGCTCATGGAGTATGTGGCGGCCCGATTGGGCATGTTGCTGGTGAAGATCAACGGGCCGTCGCTGGGCTATGACACGGTCTCGGTCGACCCCGACGACGCGCCCAACGCCACGGCTCGCCAGGAAGTGGAGAAAATCAACTTCGCGCTCGAATGCGGCAATAACGTGCTGCTGTATCTGGACGACATCCAGCACACCAACGCGGAGCTGCTTCAGAAATTCATCTCTCTATGCGACGGGCAGCGGCGCATGGAAGGCGTGTGGCAGGGGCGCACCCGCACCTATGACCTGCGCGGCAAGCGTTTTGCCGTCTGCATGGCCGGTAACCCCTACACCGAGGCGGGCCAGCGCTTCCGTATTCCCGACATGTTGGCCAACCGGGCCGACACGTGGAACCTGGGCGATGTGCTGTCGGGCCGCGAAGAGGTCTTCGCCCTGTCCTATATCGAGAACTCGTTGACGTCGAACCCAGTGCTCGCGCCCCTGGCTGGCCGTGACCGCAATGACGTGCGGCTGTTGGTGCGGCTTGCGCAAGCAGACCCCACGGCCAACCCCGAGCAGTTGTCACATCCGTACTCGGCTGGGGAACTGGATCAGATCACATCGGTGTTGCGCAAGCTGCTACACATTCAAAAGACCGTGCTGGCGGTCAACCAGGCCTATATCTCCTCGGCGGCCACCGACGACTCGGCGCGAGTGGAACCGCCGTTCTTGCTCCAGGGGTCCTACCGCAACATGGGGCGTTTGGCTGAGCGCGTCGTGCCGGTCATGAACGATGAAGAACTCGAAGCCGTCATCGACGATCACTATGTGGGGGAGGCACAGTCACTGGCAGCGGGCGCGGAGGCGAATTTGTTGAAGCTGGCGCAGTTGCGCGGTCGTCTCACCGAGGAGCAAGCGGCGCGATGGGCTGACGTTAAGCAGTCCTACCTTCGCAACGCGGCTCTGGGAGGTTCCGACGATGACCCGATGGCCAGGGCCGTGGGGGCATTGGGTCTGCTGACCGATCGCGTGGCCGATATCGCGTCGAGTTTGGACGGTCGTCGGGATTCTAGTTTGGGTAGTGAGGCTACTGCCTCGGCAGCGGTCGCTCGGGCTCTTCCGCAGGTGGGAAGCGGCGAATAA